One Ricinus communis isolate WT05 ecotype wild-type chromosome 1, ASM1957865v1, whole genome shotgun sequence DNA window includes the following coding sequences:
- the LOC8287202 gene encoding peroxidase 3-like, with protein sequence MKTVFLFCLLVLSVIGICQAGGLRKKFYRRSCPQAEDTIRKITEKHVLSNPNLPAKLLRMHFHDCFVRGCDGSILIESTTNSTAEKDSIPNLTLTGFDVIEDIKSELEKACPGLVSCADILALAARDSVSFQFKKPLWEVLTGRRDGNVSLASEVFANIPSPFADFSTLKQNFKSKGLTVHDLVVLSGGHTIGVGHCNLFSNRLYNFTGKGDQDPSLSATYAEFLKAKCRSLADTTTTVEMDPDSSFTFDNDYFVILKQHKGLFQSDAALLTNKIASKIAGELLNSKAFFTEFAQSMKRMGAIEVLTGSKGEIRKKCSVVNS encoded by the exons ATGAAGactgtttttctcttttgcttGTTAGTTTTGAGTGTTATTGGCATTTGTCAAGCAGGTGGTTTGAGGAAGAAATTCTATAGAAGATCATGTCCTCAAGCAGAAGATACTATTCGGAAGATCACTGAGAAACACGTTTTAAGCAATCCCAATTTACCTGCTAAGTTGTTGAGAATGCATTTTCATGACTGTTTTGTCAGG GGGTGTGACGGttcaattttaatagaatCAACTACAAATAGCACTGCAGAGAAGGACTCAATTCCGAACCTTACTTTGACGGGGTTTGACGTTATTGAAGACATAAAATCGGAGCTAGAGAAAGCATGTCCAGGACTTGTATCTTGTGCTGACATCTTGGCCTTGGCTGCTAGGGATTCGGTTTCTTTCCAG TTCAAGAAACCACTATGGGAAGTGCTTACTGGGAGAAGAGATGGCAATGTTTCACTAGCTTCCGAAGTCTTTGCTAATATTCCTTCGCCCTTTGCCGATTTCTCTACTCTTAAGCAAAACTTCAAAAGCAAGGGTCTCACAGTCCATGACCTAGTTGTACTATCGG GTGGACACACCATTGGAGTAGGACACTGCAATCTCTTCAGCAATAGGCTTTACAATTTCACAGGAAAAGGCGATCAAGACCCTTCCCTTAGCGCAACCTATGCGGAGTTCCTGAAGGCCAAATGTCGAAGTCTTGCCGACACGACAACCACAGTAGAGATGGATCCTGATAGCTCTTTCACATTTGATAACGATTACTTTGTTATTCTTAAGCAGCATAAGGGTCTTTTCCAATCTGATGCAGCCCTTCTAACGAACAAGATTGCCAGTAAAATTGCTGGAGAGTTGCTTAATTCTAAAGCTTTCTTTACAGAGTTTGCTCAGTCAATGAAGAGGATGGGAGCCATTGAAGTTCTTACTGGCTCTAAAGGAGAGATCAGGAAAAAGTGCAGTGTTGTTAATTCTTGA